In Glandiceps talaboti chromosome 16, keGlaTala1.1, whole genome shotgun sequence, a single window of DNA contains:
- the LOC144447409 gene encoding excitatory amino acid transporter 3-like has translation MVDYECSSSCWKQWARNNLLLMLTMIGVVIGFAIAFSAQPLNPSIDAIIWIGMPGELFLRGLQLLIIPLIVSSMITATGSMQLRSSGRLTAVTFIYIFAAMFVAVTTGLILTVIIKPGKTQGGNSDVTLASDYETQDTFADLLRNIIPSNIIDACLKVAYTEYTKDSIVVEGVNGTNVTKTVITGKSVAMTSGTNMLGLVTFCVVFGLAMSTDRNATRILLDFMNAVRITVFKIFTVYIWTLPVATASLIAASLLRVDDIYDIWSSLGKFAATVIAGLLIHQFLWIPIGYFIFTRNNPFMVYYKVGRALFTALVSKSSYATLPVLFKCCEVGLKFHKRVCSFVLPISLFKGDGSALFIVCSSLWLGQRAGFSMSIGQIMLMGILTVILTLCLPAVPSASLVGIVLVCKSAGVPAEEVGLLISMEWLLDALRTCVNVSSHGICAGIGNHSMRNVLWDSDEKDDITEMNQSALNGGDYKDIGDEAV, from the exons ATGGTGGACTACGAGTGCTCCTCATCTTGCTGGAAACAATGGGCCAGAAACAATCTCTTACTTATGCTGACTATGATTGGCGTCGTTATTGGATTCGCTATAGCATTTTCAGCACAG CCACTTAACCCGTCTATAGATGCTATAATATGGATTGGAATGCCAGGAGAGTTATTCCTTCGAGGTCTGCAGCTTCTTATCATTCCACTCATTGTTTCCAGTATGATCACAG CTACTGGTTCAATGCAACTACGAAGCAGTGGCAGACTGACGGCAGTCACATTCATCTACATATTTGCCGCCATGTTCGTTGCCGTGACAACAGGACTCATTCTAACAGTCATCATCAAACCTGGAAAGACGCAGGGTGGCAATAGTGATGTTACTCTGGCGTCAGATTATGAAACCCAGGATACTTTTGCCGATCTTCTGAG gaATATCATCCCTAGTAATATTATAGACGCTTGTCTAAAAGTG GCATACACTGAATACACGAAGGATTCTATCGTCGTAGAGGGCGTCAATGGTACGAACGTTACAAAAACAGTAATAACGGGCAAATCGGTAGCAATGACGAGCGGTACCAATATGTTAG GTCTTGTGacgttttgtgttgtgtttggtTTGGCAATGAGCACTGACCGAAATGCAACCAGGATTCTGTTAGATTTCATGAATGCTGTTAGAATTACTGTCTTCAAGATATTCACTGTTTACATATG GACCTTACCTGTAGCTACGGCAAGCCTTATCGCTGCCTCTTTACTACGAGTTGATGACATCTACGATATATGGTCAAGTCTTGGCAAATTCGCAGCCACCGTCATAGCTGGGTTGCTCATTCACCAATTCCTGTGGATTCCTATTGGATATTTTATATTTACCAGAAACAACCCATTCATGGTATACTATAAAGTCGGCAGAGCTCTGTTCACGGCCTTGGTATCAAAGAGCAG CTATGCTACCTTACCTGTGCTCTTCAAGTGTTGTGAAGTTGGTCTCAAATTTCACAAGAGAGTGTGTAGTTTTGTACTACCGATATCTTTGTTTAAAGGAGACGGCTCTGCGTTGTTCATCGTCTGCAGTTCATTGTGGCTTGGCCAACGTGCCGGCTTTAGTATGAGTATTGGACAAATCATGTTGATGGG TATTTTGACTGTCATCCTTACATTGTGTTTACCAGCCGTACCAAGTGCTAGTTTGGTAGGCATAGTGTTGGTTTGTAAATCTGCTGGTGTACCTGCTGAAGAAGTAGGACTTCTGATATCCATGGAATGGTTACT GGATGCTTTGCGAACATGTGTGAATGTGTCTAGCCATGGTATATGTGCCGGTATTGGTAACCATTCCATGAGAAATGTATTATGGGATAGCGATGAAAAAGACGATATCACAGAAATGAACCagagcgccctcaatggtgGCGATTACAAAGACATCGGCGACGAAGCTGTATAG
- the LOC144447722 gene encoding neo-calmodulin-like — translation MSGPKLKAVQLSESQLTALKQAFDRFDEDGNGKVTTKELGNVLRSLGQNPSEETLKQMISKCDTDGSGTVEFNEFCGLMKTMLKTPESPDDIRAAFKVFDIDGNGSITAGELRHVLAILGGNVSKERCEELVKLVDTDGDGKVSYEEFVDLYFKV, via the exons ATGTCAGGACCTaaacttaaa GCAGTCCAGCTATCAGAATCACAACTTACAG CTTTGAAGCAAGCGTTCGACAGGTTTGATGAAGATGGCAACGGCAAGGTCACAACCAAAGAATTAGGAAATGTTCTCAGATCACTTGGTCAAAATCCATCAGAAGAAACACTCAAGCAGATGATCAGTAAATGTGACACTGACG GAAGTGGTACAGTCGAATTCAACGAGTTTTGTGGATTAATGAAAACGATGTTGAAAACCCCAGAGAGTCCAGATGATATCCGTGCAGCCTTCAAAGTATTCGATATTGACGGCAATGGTTCTATAACCGCTGGAGAATTACGTCACGTGTTAGCCATTCTGGGTGGaaatgtctcaaaagaaagaTGCGAAGAACTGGTCAAACTCGTTGACACAGATGGTGATGGAAAAGTCAGTTACGAAG AATTCGTCGACCTGTACTTCAAAGTGTAA